A single Streptomyces mirabilis DNA region contains:
- a CDS encoding alpha/beta fold hydrolase, whose translation MSATVSFSLPSAHGPRTVTMSYARVGTGEPLLLLHGIGHHRQAWDPVVHILAAEREVIAVDLPGFGESPALPDGLTHDLGTVVPTLGGLCEALEIERPHVAGNSLGGLLALELGREKLVRSVTAISPAGFWSPVERRYAFGVLLAMRQGARRLPLPVIERLSRSAAGRAALTSTIYARPGRRSPEAVVAETLALAHAEGFADTLRAGTTVQFTDDIPGLPVTVAWGTRDRLLVRRQGIRAKHIIPRARLVRLPGCGHVPMNDDPALVARVILDGSR comes from the coding sequence ATGTCCGCCACGGTCTCCTTCAGCCTTCCCTCCGCGCACGGTCCGCGGACCGTGACCATGTCCTACGCGCGCGTGGGCACCGGCGAACCGCTGCTCCTGCTGCACGGCATCGGCCACCACCGGCAGGCCTGGGACCCGGTCGTGCACATCCTGGCCGCCGAGCGCGAGGTGATAGCCGTCGACCTGCCCGGGTTCGGCGAGTCCCCGGCGCTGCCCGACGGGCTCACGCACGACCTCGGGACGGTGGTGCCCACGCTCGGCGGGTTGTGCGAGGCACTGGAGATCGAGCGTCCGCACGTGGCCGGCAACTCCCTGGGCGGCCTGCTGGCTCTGGAGTTGGGCCGCGAGAAGCTCGTACGGTCCGTCACCGCGATCTCGCCCGCCGGGTTCTGGTCGCCGGTCGAACGGCGTTACGCCTTCGGTGTGCTGCTCGCGATGCGGCAGGGCGCGCGGCGCCTGCCGCTCCCGGTGATCGAGCGGCTCTCCCGCTCGGCGGCCGGGCGGGCCGCCCTGACCAGCACCATCTACGCTCGGCCCGGCCGCCGTTCACCCGAGGCCGTCGTCGCCGAGACCCTCGCGCTGGCCCACGCCGAGGGCTTTGCCGACACCCTCCGGGCCGGCACCACCGTCCAGTTCACAGACGACATCCCGGGGCTGCCCGTCACCGTGGCCTGGGGCACCCGGGACCGGCTGCTGGTGCGCCGCCAGGGGATCCGGGCCAAGCACATCATTCCCCGGGCCCGGCTGGTGCGGCTGCCGGGCTGCGGTCACGTCCCGATGAACGACGACCCGGCGCTCGTCGCCCGCGTGATCCTCGACGGCAGCCGTTGA
- a CDS encoding RNA polymerase sigma-70 factor translates to MTIDTATEVFEEHRPVLMGVAYRMLGRVADAEDVVQEAWLRWSGADRTEVREPRAYLVRIVTRLAVDRLRQVRSRNEAYVGPWLPEPYVTDFGDTAPDTAERAVLADSVSLAVLVVLESLSPLERAVFVLREAFGYPYADIAAVLDRGEPAVRQLAGRARKHVEERRPRYEVDPAERRDLTERFLAAADGGDLEGLMSLLAPDVRLIGDSGGLSKAPLRVIETADKVGRFLYAVAQQGIPDPSYRLLELNGGAALLVLSGDKPDSAVQLDVVDGRIRCVYIVRNPEKLVSLGNQ, encoded by the coding sequence GTGACCATCGACACCGCGACCGAGGTCTTCGAAGAGCACCGCCCCGTCCTGATGGGCGTCGCCTACCGCATGCTGGGACGGGTGGCCGACGCCGAGGACGTCGTCCAGGAAGCCTGGCTGCGCTGGTCCGGCGCCGACCGGACCGAGGTGCGCGAACCCCGCGCCTACCTGGTGCGCATCGTCACCCGGCTCGCCGTCGACCGGCTGCGTCAGGTGCGGTCGCGCAACGAGGCGTACGTGGGACCGTGGCTTCCCGAGCCGTACGTCACCGACTTCGGGGACACCGCCCCCGACACCGCCGAGCGGGCCGTGCTCGCCGACTCCGTCTCGCTCGCCGTCCTCGTCGTCCTGGAGTCCCTTTCGCCCCTGGAGCGCGCGGTGTTCGTCCTCAGGGAGGCGTTCGGCTACCCGTACGCGGACATCGCCGCCGTCCTCGACCGGGGCGAGCCCGCCGTGCGTCAACTCGCCGGACGGGCGCGTAAACACGTCGAGGAACGACGGCCGCGCTACGAGGTCGATCCGGCCGAACGCCGCGACCTGACCGAGCGGTTCCTCGCGGCGGCGGATGGAGGGGACCTGGAGGGGCTCATGTCCCTGCTGGCCCCGGACGTCCGCCTGATCGGCGACAGCGGCGGACTGTCCAAGGCGCCGCTGCGGGTCATCGAAACCGCCGACAAGGTGGGCCGCTTCCTGTACGCCGTCGCCCAGCAGGGCATCCCCGATCCCTCGTACCGCCTCCTGGAGCTCAACGGCGGCGCCGCGCTCCTCGTCCTCTCCGGCGACAAGCCCGACAGTGCCGTCCAGCTCGATGTCGTGGACGGCCGGATCCGGTGCGTCTACATCGTGCGCAACCCCGAGAAGCTGGTGTCCCTGGGCAACCAGTAG
- a CDS encoding GntR family transcriptional regulator, with protein sequence MGTTQLETVPEPKYWHLKTVLTEALDSEFTVGEILPNERDLAARFGVARATLRQALEQLELEGRLQRRRGVGTTVAPPRVGVAVGTEQHVWPGAVGDAWRSVDCEVAVPPAAVADVLETGPDDQVHTIRRSRVTHGQPVAAELLYIPASSVPGLSAIDAPSGTTLARAVLRELQHLDLEGQDRAVELGSARADDAKELDRLPGAPVLVVTTRYFAEGRTAAVSVATYRADTCRLTFGDSGGVEIHHDPERRAS encoded by the coding sequence GTGGGGACCACGCAGCTGGAAACGGTGCCGGAGCCGAAGTACTGGCATCTCAAGACGGTGCTCACCGAGGCATTGGACTCTGAGTTCACCGTGGGCGAGATCCTGCCCAACGAACGCGACCTCGCGGCCAGGTTCGGCGTCGCCCGCGCCACGCTGCGCCAGGCGCTGGAGCAGCTGGAGCTCGAAGGGCGACTGCAGCGCCGCCGCGGGGTGGGCACGACCGTCGCGCCGCCGCGTGTGGGCGTGGCCGTCGGAACCGAGCAGCATGTGTGGCCGGGTGCGGTCGGCGACGCCTGGCGGTCCGTGGACTGCGAGGTGGCGGTCCCGCCCGCCGCGGTGGCCGACGTCCTGGAGACGGGCCCCGACGACCAGGTGCACACGATCCGCCGCTCCCGTGTGACGCACGGCCAGCCGGTCGCCGCCGAGCTGCTCTACATCCCGGCGTCCTCGGTGCCCGGCCTCTCCGCGATCGACGCCCCGTCGGGGACGACCCTCGCCCGCGCCGTGCTGCGCGAACTGCAGCACCTCGACCTGGAGGGCCAGGACCGCGCCGTGGAGCTCGGCTCGGCCCGCGCGGATGACGCCAAGGAGCTCGACCGGCTGCCCGGGGCGCCCGTCCTCGTCGTCACGACCCGCTACTTCGCCGAGGGGCGCACCGCCGCGGTCTCCGTGGCCACGTACCGCGCCGACACCTGCCGGCTGACCTTCGGCGACTCCGGCGGCGTGGAGATCCACCACGACCCCGAGCGCCGGGCCTCCTGA
- a CDS encoding ROK family transcriptional regulator yields the protein MGRLTGGDPSLLRRINSAVVLHALRATDCATLTEITRVTGLSRPTVEGVVEGLIEAGLVVEKAAEEGAARRQGRPARRFRFRAEAGHLLGLEIGPHRVAGLLADLDGRVLGAMSKDVDETASADERLERLRTAVADLLRRAGVARSSLRAVGVGSPGIVEADGTVRLGTALPEWTGLRLGDRLNRSFKCPVLVENDANAAAVAEHWKGSATESDDVVFVLAGLSPGAGSLIGGRLHRGYGGAAGEIGALHLLGRGATPETLLSTTDEPLHPLDEQAVAEVFALAKGGDQRARAAVDRFIQRLVHDVAALVLALDPELVVVGGWAAGLDGVLEPLRRELARYCLRPPKVALSLLGEAAVATGALRLALDHVEEQLFAVEGTVTARR from the coding sequence TTGGGGCGGTTGACCGGCGGGGACCCCTCTCTGCTGCGAAGGATCAATTCCGCGGTGGTGCTGCACGCGCTGCGTGCCACGGACTGCGCGACGCTGACCGAGATCACCCGGGTGACGGGGTTGTCCCGGCCCACGGTCGAGGGTGTCGTGGAAGGGCTGATCGAAGCCGGGCTCGTGGTCGAGAAGGCGGCCGAGGAGGGCGCGGCACGGCGTCAGGGCCGTCCCGCGCGGCGGTTTCGGTTCCGGGCCGAGGCGGGCCATCTGCTGGGCCTGGAGATCGGTCCCCATCGCGTCGCCGGGCTCCTCGCCGATCTGGACGGCCGGGTGCTGGGCGCCATGTCGAAGGACGTGGACGAGACCGCGTCGGCGGACGAGCGGCTGGAACGGCTGCGCACGGCGGTCGCCGATCTGCTGCGCCGCGCGGGTGTCGCGCGCAGCTCCCTGCGGGCGGTCGGCGTGGGCAGCCCGGGAATCGTCGAGGCGGACGGCACCGTACGTCTGGGCACGGCGCTGCCGGAGTGGACGGGGCTGCGCCTGGGCGACCGACTGAACCGTTCCTTCAAATGCCCGGTGCTCGTCGAGAACGACGCCAACGCGGCGGCGGTCGCCGAGCACTGGAAGGGCTCGGCGACGGAGTCGGACGACGTGGTGTTCGTGCTGGCCGGGCTGAGTCCGGGGGCCGGTTCGCTGATCGGCGGGCGGCTGCACCGGGGATACGGGGGCGCCGCCGGAGAGATCGGGGCGCTCCATCTGCTCGGCCGCGGAGCCACTCCCGAGACACTGCTGTCGACCACGGACGAGCCCCTGCACCCGCTCGACGAGCAGGCCGTCGCCGAGGTCTTCGCGCTGGCCAAGGGCGGTGACCAGCGGGCCCGCGCGGCGGTCGACCGCTTCATCCAGCGTCTCGTGCACGACGTGGCGGCCCTCGTCCTCGCCCTCGACCCGGAACTGGTCGTCGTCGGCGGCTGGGCGGCCGGTCTGGACGGAGTGCTGGAACCGCTGCGGCGCGAACTGGCGCGCTACTGTCTGCGCCCGCCCAAGGTGGCGCTCTCCCTGCTGGGCGAGGCGGCCGTCGCGACGGGCGCCCTGCGGCTGGCCCTCGATCATGTGGAGGAGCAGCTGTTCGCGGTGGAGGGGACCGTGACCGCACGTCGCTGA
- a CDS encoding response regulator transcription factor: MPVTVLLVDDEPLVRAGLRAVLAAQHDIEVVGEAADGAAVIPLVRQLRPDVVAMDVRMPLMDGIEATRAVLRTVSDPPKILVVTTFENDEYVYEALRAGADGFLLKRARPAEIVHAVRLVAEGESLLFPASVRQLAAEYGGGSGNPAARTAMERAALTEREAEVLRLMARGLSNAEIAGRLIVGTETVKSHVSAVLAKLGARDRTQAVVAAYESGFVAPG; the protein is encoded by the coding sequence ATGCCGGTCACCGTTCTCCTCGTCGACGACGAACCGCTCGTCCGCGCGGGTCTGCGGGCCGTCCTGGCGGCGCAGCACGACATCGAGGTCGTCGGAGAGGCGGCCGACGGTGCCGCGGTGATCCCGCTCGTGCGGCAGCTGCGGCCGGACGTCGTCGCCATGGACGTGCGCATGCCGCTCATGGACGGCATCGAGGCCACGCGCGCGGTCCTGCGGACCGTGAGCGATCCGCCCAAGATCCTCGTCGTGACCACGTTCGAGAACGACGAGTACGTCTACGAGGCGCTGCGCGCGGGGGCCGACGGTTTTCTGCTGAAGCGGGCCAGGCCCGCCGAGATCGTGCACGCCGTGCGGCTCGTCGCGGAGGGCGAGTCGCTGCTGTTCCCGGCGTCCGTACGGCAGTTGGCGGCCGAGTACGGGGGCGGCAGCGGGAATCCGGCGGCGCGGACGGCCATGGAGCGGGCCGCGCTGACCGAGCGGGAGGCGGAGGTGCTGCGACTGATGGCCCGGGGGCTGTCGAACGCGGAGATCGCCGGGCGGCTGATCGTCGGGACCGAGACGGTCAAGTCGCACGTCAGCGCCGTACTGGCGAAGCTGGGGGCCCGGGACCGTACGCAGGCGGTCGTCGCGGCGTACGAGTCGGGGTTCGTGGCCCCGGGCTGA
- a CDS encoding sensor histidine kinase — MARFLRPLLLGTTYTRLLHLWVPMLFVSVWLFIDMSRPWVPAVLLIPLGLVPAVRRGEGVQARYMLAPDEPQERGDRDAAISVAPSATWRDRLRTVLWLEVRMGLGAVAMGVTVWLPATAVELAGAASGRPVDVTLLPVSPPPWACALLVPVPLLALYGAVVGLGELVTAIARRLLGPSPAERLAALEERTEQLLERTRIARELHDSIGHALTVAVVQAGAARAAGDPAFTDRALLAIEDTGRAALEDLERVLGVLREAGRPASGRPTLSEADRLLESARGSGAKVDAEVTGALETVPGPVSREGYRILQESLTNVLRHAGSVPVRVRIAVDDGTLGLEVRNPLTAGTAGPGRGSGLRGIRERAALLGGRARTGPDGGDWQVRVELPLR, encoded by the coding sequence ATGGCCCGCTTTCTGCGCCCGTTGCTCCTGGGGACCACCTACACACGCCTGCTGCATCTGTGGGTGCCGATGTTGTTCGTCAGCGTGTGGCTGTTCATCGACATGTCGAGGCCGTGGGTGCCGGCGGTGCTGTTGATCCCGCTGGGGCTGGTCCCGGCCGTGCGGCGGGGCGAGGGCGTGCAGGCGCGGTACATGCTGGCGCCGGACGAGCCGCAGGAGCGGGGCGACCGGGACGCGGCGATCTCGGTCGCGCCGTCGGCGACCTGGCGGGACCGGTTGCGGACCGTGCTGTGGCTCGAAGTGCGGATGGGCCTCGGGGCGGTGGCGATGGGGGTCACCGTCTGGCTGCCGGCGACCGCCGTCGAACTGGCCGGGGCCGCCTCCGGTCGCCCCGTCGACGTCACACTGCTGCCGGTGTCGCCCCCGCCGTGGGCCTGTGCCCTGCTCGTACCCGTGCCGCTGCTCGCTCTGTACGGCGCGGTCGTCGGCCTCGGCGAGCTGGTCACGGCGATCGCGCGCCGGCTGCTGGGCCCCTCTCCCGCCGAGCGCCTCGCCGCCCTGGAGGAACGCACCGAACAGCTCCTGGAACGCACGCGCATCGCCCGTGAACTGCACGACTCGATCGGGCACGCGCTGACCGTGGCGGTGGTGCAGGCGGGCGCGGCACGGGCGGCCGGCGACCCCGCGTTCACCGACCGGGCGCTGCTCGCCATCGAGGACACCGGCCGGGCCGCTCTGGAGGACCTGGAGCGCGTGCTCGGCGTGCTGCGCGAGGCCGGGCGCCCCGCGAGCGGCCGACCCACGCTGAGCGAGGCCGACCGGCTCCTGGAGTCGGCGCGCGGCTCGGGTGCGAAGGTCGACGCCGAGGTGACGGGTGCGTTGGAGACCGTGCCCGGACCGGTCTCCCGCGAGGGCTATCGCATCCTCCAGGAGTCCCTGACCAACGTGCTGCGCCACGCGGGGAGCGTGCCGGTGCGGGTCCGTATCGCGGTCGACGACGGCACTCTGGGCCTGGAGGTCCGCAATCCGCTGACGGCCGGGACAGCGGGGCCGGGCCGCGGCAGTGGCCTGCGGGGCATACGGGAGCGGGCGGCGCTGCTCGGCGGGCGGGCACGGACCGGGCCGGACGGGGGTGACTGGCAGGTACGTGTCGAGCTGCCGTTGCGCTGA
- a CDS encoding ABC transporter ATP-binding protein → MNSIDVQNLTKEYGSRRAVDDLTFSVLPGRVTGFLGPNGAGKSTTMRLVLGLDRPTSGTATVGGRPYASFDEPLRQVGALLDAGAAHGSRTARDHLWALAVSNRISERRVDAVLEEAGIASVARRRVKTYSLGMRQRLGIAAALLGDPPVVLLDEPSNGLDPEGIIWIREVLRRLAREGRTVLVSSHLMNETASFADHLVVLGRGRLLADTPLREFIHARVRPRVRVRTTDGAALGALLARHGHEAVEGADGRWTVPHARVEDIGLLASGAGLPILELAAEEGTLEQAYLDLTATDAEFTAVPSPTRPQEARS, encoded by the coding sequence ATGAACAGCATCGACGTCCAGAACCTGACCAAGGAGTACGGCAGTCGGCGCGCCGTGGACGACCTCACCTTCAGCGTGCTTCCCGGCCGCGTCACCGGCTTCCTCGGACCCAATGGCGCCGGAAAGTCCACCACCATGCGGCTCGTCCTGGGTCTTGACCGGCCCACGTCCGGCACCGCCACCGTCGGCGGGCGGCCCTACGCCTCGTTCGACGAGCCCCTGCGCCAGGTCGGAGCACTGCTCGACGCAGGGGCCGCGCACGGATCGCGCACCGCGCGCGACCATCTGTGGGCGCTCGCCGTGAGCAACCGCATCTCCGAACGCCGGGTGGACGCCGTGCTGGAGGAGGCGGGGATCGCGTCCGTGGCGCGGCGCAGGGTGAAGACGTACTCCCTGGGCATGCGACAGCGCCTGGGCATCGCGGCCGCACTCCTCGGTGACCCGCCCGTGGTGCTGCTCGACGAGCCGTCGAACGGGCTCGACCCCGAAGGGATCATCTGGATCCGCGAGGTGCTGCGCCGACTGGCCCGCGAAGGCCGCACGGTGCTCGTCTCCAGCCATCTCATGAACGAGACCGCGTCCTTCGCCGACCACCTCGTCGTCCTCGGCCGGGGCAGACTCCTCGCCGACACACCCCTGCGGGAGTTCATCCACGCGCGCGTGCGGCCCCGGGTACGGGTGCGCACCACGGACGGCGCCGCTCTCGGCGCGCTGCTCGCACGCCACGGTCACGAGGCCGTCGAGGGGGCGGACGGGCGGTGGACCGTCCCGCACGCACGTGTGGAGGACATCGGGCTGCTCGCCTCGGGCGCAGGCCTGCCGATCCTCGAACTCGCGGCGGAGGAGGGCACGTTGGAGCAGGCGTACCTGGATCTGACGGCCACCGACGCCGAGTTCACCGCCGTACCGTCGCCCACCCGGCCCCAGGAGGCCCGTTCATGA
- a CDS encoding ABC transporter permease subunit translates to MTFAPVLHAEWIKIRTLRSLVVGLLAVLLATAAFSALAGLDDSGDQDFDPLFSALFGVSFGQIAAITFGAQAVATEFRGGALRVSLAAVPRRGRWCTAKAVAIGVPALAVGLVTGLVSLVVGKAVLGSRASGLTWGEGVRGVVGCGLYLALMALFAAGLTAVLRSAVATLGILVPFLLIVSFVIGGMSGGVADFLPDRAGQVVLHETWDGALGPWTGLTVTAAWTAAALAAGAWCLRRRDA, encoded by the coding sequence ATGACCTTCGCACCCGTACTCCACGCGGAGTGGATCAAAATCCGTACGCTGCGGTCCCTCGTCGTGGGACTGCTCGCCGTGCTCCTCGCGACGGCGGCGTTCTCCGCGCTCGCCGGTCTCGACGACTCCGGGGACCAGGACTTCGACCCGCTGTTCTCGGCGCTCTTCGGCGTGAGCTTCGGACAGATCGCGGCGATCACGTTCGGCGCGCAGGCCGTCGCGACCGAGTTCCGGGGCGGCGCGCTGCGGGTGTCGCTGGCCGCGGTGCCCCGGCGGGGGCGGTGGTGCACGGCCAAGGCGGTGGCGATCGGGGTTCCCGCGCTGGCCGTCGGCCTGGTGACCGGGCTCGTGAGCCTGGTCGTGGGCAAGGCGGTCCTCGGATCCAGGGCGAGCGGGCTGACGTGGGGCGAAGGGGTACGCGGGGTCGTGGGCTGCGGCCTCTACCTGGCGCTGATGGCCCTGTTCGCCGCCGGGCTCACGGCCGTACTGCGCAGCGCGGTCGCCACGCTGGGCATCCTGGTCCCGTTCCTCCTGATCGTCTCCTTCGTGATCGGCGGAATGTCGGGCGGCGTGGCCGACTTCCTGCCGGACCGGGCGGGCCAAGTGGTGCTCCACGAGACGTGGGACGGCGCACTCGGCCCCTGGACCGGGCTCACGGTGACCGCGGCCTGGACGGCGGCGGCCCTCGCGGCGGGTGCGTGGTGCCTACGGCGCAGGGACGCCTGA
- the mug gene encoding G/U mismatch-specific DNA glycosylase, which produces MTRLTPADLEAARDRLVPDVVGDGLKVLFCGINPGLMTAATGHHFARPGNRFWPVLHLSGFTPRLMKPSEQGELPSHGLGITNVVARATARADELSAEEYREGGRLLSAKVERLRPGWLAVVGVTAYRAAFEDRKAVIGPQERTIGDTRVWVLPNPSGLNAHWTAATMAEEFGRLRVAAAEG; this is translated from the coding sequence CTGACGCGGCTCACTCCCGCGGACCTTGAGGCCGCCCGCGACCGGCTGGTGCCGGATGTCGTCGGGGACGGCCTCAAGGTGCTTTTCTGCGGCATCAATCCAGGGTTGATGACCGCCGCCACGGGCCATCACTTCGCCCGTCCCGGCAACCGGTTCTGGCCCGTGCTGCATCTGTCGGGGTTCACGCCCCGGCTGATGAAGCCGTCGGAGCAGGGCGAGTTGCCGTCGCACGGGCTCGGCATCACGAACGTGGTGGCGCGCGCGACCGCCCGGGCCGACGAGCTGTCCGCGGAGGAGTACCGCGAGGGCGGACGGCTGCTGAGCGCCAAGGTGGAGCGACTGCGGCCGGGGTGGCTGGCGGTGGTGGGGGTGACCGCCTACAGGGCGGCCTTCGAAGACCGGAAGGCCGTGATCGGCCCGCAGGAGCGGACGATCGGGGACACCCGGGTCTGGGTGCTGCCCAACCCGAGTGGGCTCAACGCGCACTGGACGGCGGCGACGATGGCGGAGGAGTTCGGACGGTTGCGGGTGGCTGCGGCCGAGGGGTAG
- the purB gene encoding adenylosuccinate lyase, producing MTAAPAKPRIPNVLAGRYASAELATLWSPEQKVKLERQLWLAVLRAQKDLGIEVPDAAIADYERVLDQVDLASIAEREKVTRHDVKARIEEFNDLAGHEHVHKGMTSRDLTENVEQLQIRLSLELMRDRTVAVLARLGKLAGEYAELVMAGRSHNVAAQATTLGKRFATAADELLVAYGRVEELLGRYPLRGIKGPVGTAQDMLDLLGGDAAKLAELEQRIAGHLGFAQAFTSVGQVYPRSLDYEVVTALVQLAAAPSSTAKTIRLMAGHELVTEGFKPGQVGSSAMPHKMNTRSCERVNGLMVILRGYASMTGELAGDQWNEGDVSCSVVRRVALPDAFFALDGLLETFLTVLDEFGAFPAVVARELDRYLPFLATTKVLMSAVRAGVGREVAHEAIKENAVASALAMREQGAERNELLDKLAADERIPLDRAQLDELMADKLSFTGAAADQVAAVVGRIEEIVKQHPEAAGYTPGAIL from the coding sequence GTGACTGCCGCGCCTGCAAAGCCCCGTATCCCCAACGTCCTCGCCGGACGCTACGCCTCCGCCGAGCTCGCCACGCTCTGGTCCCCCGAGCAGAAGGTGAAGCTGGAGCGTCAGCTCTGGCTCGCCGTGCTGCGGGCGCAGAAGGACCTCGGCATCGAGGTCCCGGACGCCGCGATCGCCGACTACGAGCGCGTCCTCGACCAGGTCGACCTGGCCTCGATCGCCGAGCGCGAGAAGGTCACGCGGCACGACGTGAAGGCGCGGATCGAGGAGTTCAACGACCTCGCCGGGCATGAGCACGTGCACAAGGGCATGACGTCCCGGGACCTCACCGAGAACGTCGAGCAGCTGCAGATCAGGCTCTCGCTCGAGCTGATGCGCGACCGCACGGTGGCCGTCCTGGCGCGGCTCGGCAAGCTGGCGGGCGAGTACGCCGAGCTGGTCATGGCCGGCCGCTCGCACAATGTGGCCGCCCAGGCAACCACTCTCGGCAAGCGCTTCGCGACCGCGGCGGACGAGCTGCTCGTCGCGTACGGCCGCGTCGAGGAGCTGCTCGGCCGCTACCCGCTGCGCGGCATCAAGGGCCCGGTCGGCACCGCGCAGGACATGCTCGACCTGCTGGGCGGGGACGCGGCGAAGCTCGCCGAGCTGGAGCAGCGGATCGCCGGGCACCTCGGCTTCGCGCAGGCCTTCACCTCTGTCGGCCAGGTCTACCCGCGCTCGCTGGACTACGAGGTCGTGACCGCGCTGGTGCAGCTGGCGGCCGCGCCGTCCTCGACGGCCAAGACGATCCGGCTGATGGCCGGGCACGAGCTGGTGACCGAGGGCTTCAAGCCGGGCCAGGTCGGCTCCTCGGCGATGCCGCACAAGATGAACACCCGCTCCTGCGAGCGTGTCAACGGCCTCATGGTCATCCTGCGCGGCTACGCCTCGATGACCGGCGAGCTGGCGGGCGACCAGTGGAACGAGGGCGACGTGTCCTGCTCGGTGGTCCGCCGGGTCGCGCTGCCCGACGCGTTCTTCGCGCTGGACGGTCTGCTGGAGACCTTCCTCACCGTCCTCGACGAGTTCGGCGCCTTCCCGGCCGTCGTCGCGCGCGAGCTGGACCGCTACCTGCCGTTCCTCGCGACGACCAAGGTCCTGATGAGCGCGGTGCGCGCGGGCGTCGGCCGTGAGGTCGCGCACGAGGCGATCAAGGAGAACGCCGTCGCCTCCGCGCTCGCCATGCGCGAACAGGGCGCCGAGCGCAACGAGCTCCTCGACAAGCTCGCCGCCGACGAGCGCATTCCGCTCGACCGCGCGCAGCTGGATGAGCTGATGGCCGACAAGCTGTCGTTCACCGGTGCCGCGGCCGACCAGGTCGCCGCCGTCGTCGGCCGCATCGAGGAGATCGTGAAGCAGCACCCGGAGGCCGCGGGCTACACGCCGGGGGCGATCCTCTGA
- a CDS encoding cytochrome P450, producing MTEAILRQIIDYAHRANPYPLYAELRKTPVYHDADGPFVISRYYDIQSLLHDPRISSDARNLRAPAGGGPLAAEADEETALPPSFLRLDPPEHDRLRRMTNRPFGPPHTPRRVHEMHGELKDIVSGLIDGIDSPDRIDLVDQFSYPFPVTVICRLLGVPREDEARFHSWADIIAASLDPDPGADADERAKVSHNARTELGMYLAGLIEERRKKPGDDMLSQLSTAGGPDGVMTTMEVLSTAALLLIAGHETTVNLITNGMLTLLRNPDVLERLRKDPNLAVPIVEELLRFEPPVQLVPQRTTVADIEVRGVTIPKGASLWLVLAAGNRDPDRFEDPDRFNPDRGDIQHLGFGSGIHSCFGAPLARLEAQLALSELARRLENPRLLEDPPPYRQNAVLRGPRHLPIACDGIRP from the coding sequence ATGACCGAAGCCATCCTGCGGCAGATCATCGACTACGCCCACCGCGCCAACCCGTATCCCCTGTACGCGGAGCTGCGCAAGACGCCGGTGTACCACGACGCGGACGGACCGTTCGTCATCAGCAGGTACTACGACATCCAGAGCCTGCTCCACGATCCGCGCATCAGCTCCGACGCCCGCAATCTGAGGGCGCCGGCGGGCGGCGGCCCGCTGGCCGCCGAGGCGGACGAGGAGACGGCCCTTCCGCCGAGCTTCCTGCGGCTCGACCCGCCCGAGCACGACCGGCTGCGGCGCATGACGAACCGGCCGTTCGGGCCGCCGCACACCCCACGGCGTGTCCACGAGATGCACGGCGAACTGAAGGACATCGTCTCCGGGCTCATCGACGGCATCGACAGCCCGGACCGGATCGATCTGGTCGACCAGTTCTCCTATCCCTTCCCCGTGACCGTGATCTGCCGGCTGCTGGGAGTGCCGCGCGAGGACGAGGCGCGCTTCCACTCCTGGGCGGACATCATCGCCGCCAGCCTCGACCCCGACCCGGGCGCCGACGCCGACGAGCGCGCCAAGGTCTCCCACAACGCCCGCACCGAGCTGGGCATGTATCTGGCCGGGCTCATCGAGGAACGCCGCAAGAAGCCCGGTGACGACATGCTGTCCCAGCTGTCCACGGCGGGAGGGCCGGACGGTGTCATGACGACGATGGAGGTCCTGAGCACCGCGGCGCTCCTGCTGATCGCCGGCCACGAGACGACGGTCAACCTCATCACCAACGGCATGCTGACCCTGCTGCGCAACCCCGACGTGCTCGAGCGGCTGCGCAAGGACCCGAACCTCGCCGTCCCCATCGTCGAGGAGCTGCTGCGGTTCGAGCCGCCGGTGCAGCTGGTGCCGCAGCGCACCACCGTCGCCGACATCGAGGTCCGCGGGGTCACCATCCCCAAGGGCGCGTCGCTGTGGCTGGTGCTGGCGGCGGGGAACCGTGACCCCGACCGCTTCGAGGATCCGGACCGGTTCAACCCGGACCGCGGGGACATCCAGCACCTCGGCTTCGGCAGCGGCATCCACAGCTGCTTCGGCGCCCCGCTCGCCCGCCTGGAGGCACAGCTCGCGCTGAGCGAACTGGCCCGCAGACTGGAGAACCCCCGGCTGCTGGAGGACCCGCCGCCCTACCGGCAGAACGCGGTCCTGCGCGGCCCGCGCCATCTGCCGATCGCCTGCGACGGCATCCGCCCCTAG